The following are encoded in a window of Calonectris borealis chromosome 17, bCalBor7.hap1.2, whole genome shotgun sequence genomic DNA:
- the LOC142089740 gene encoding putative serine/threonine-protein phosphatase 4 regulatory subunit 1-like isoform X3 produces the protein MAGIPLYFVDLQDDLDDFGFEDYGPDCDSMRITAFLDIPGQDNLTPLARLEKYAFSDNIFNRQIIARGLLDVFRDFSNNEEDFLTVMEIVVRLSEDAEPTVRTELMEQIPPIAIFLQESRPKFPTAFFEYLMPIVVRYLTDVNNQVRKAGQEALLILLEQDLVAQSDIENKVCPILLDLSAPDSDDEYKVEAVNIICKMASMLSRTTVEHMLLPRFCELCSDGKLFQVRKICAANFGDICNAVGQEATERLLIPKFFELCSDSVWGMRKACAECFMAVSYTTSPEVRRSKLSPLFISLISDTCRWVRQAAFQSLGPFISTFANPSSAGLYIREDGTLSIRPSMQDVNSNSCQPSNNITLMSSSTNATLSSSEQPMEIKPESSTEETSAEVNTKLSVENLIKVTREESSDYCTNPGEDVSRLSQGDKVAAGVIEVTKDSSFPGTNSRLQSAEDIFNTFLYWRPPLPDISQDLELLQFKTEKHKDSCSVPCNNCVASSEIKKVLESLQEHIDDPDVQAQVQVLSAALRAAQFDSVGDYETKKMEEGSGKLQNKTVSEETAVSDATCNQVEKDDFSSPASQDNISDQSTTSILKSTDSGEQHRGTSVFLKKEQENNPPFEDDKSKLQDIIPQPLLDQYLSMTDPARAQTVDTEIAKHCAYSLPGVALTLGRQNWHCLKDTYETLASDVQWKVRRTLAFSIHELAVILGDQLTAADLVPIFNGFLKDLDEVRIGVLKHLYDFLKLLHADKRREYLYQLQEFVVTDNSRNWRFRYELADLTEQTKSHSGARMLYSSSLTSSGELSLCGWFVHSCW, from the exons ATGGCCG GGATCCCTTTGTATTTTGTGGATTTGCAGGATGACTTAGATGATT TTGGTTTTGAAGATTATGGACCAGACTGTGATAGCATGAGGATAACAGCATTCTTGGATATTCCTGGACAGGATAATTTAACTCCACTGGCTCGTCTAGAAAAATATGCCTTCAGTGATAACATATTTAACAG GCAAATTATTGCCAGAGGTCTTTTGGATGTCTTTCGAGATTTCAGTAATAATGAAGAAGACTTCCTGACTGTAATGGAAATAGTGGTTAGGCTCTCTGAAGATGCAG AGCCAACTGTACGTACAGAGCTGATGGAACAAATACCTCCTATTGCCATTTTTCTGCAAGAAAGTCGACCAAAATTCCCAACAGCATTTTTTGAGTACCTTATGCCCATAGTAGTGAGATACCTCACAGATGTGAACAATCAG GTTAGAAAGGCAGGTCAAGAAGCACTGCTTATACTGCTAGAACAAGATCTTGTTGCTCAGAGTGACATTGAAAATAAGGTGTGTCCAATTCTGTTGGACCTCTCTGCTCCTGACAGTGATGATGAGTACAAGGTGGAAGCTGTGAAT ATAATCTGTAAAATGGCTTCTATGTTGAGCAGAACAACAGTTGAGCACATGCTGCTTCCTCGTTTCTGTGAACTGTGCAGTGATGGGAAATTGTTTCAAGTCCGAAAG attTGTGCAGCTAATTTTGGTGACATTTGTAATGCAGTTGGGCAAGAAGCCACAGAAAGACTGCTG ATTCCCAAGTTCTTTGAACTCTGTTCTGATAGTGTTTGGGGAATGAGAAAAGCTTGTGCGGAATGCTTTATGGCAGTGTCTTACACCACATCCCCAGAAGTTCGCAGGAGCAAACTATCCCCCCTATTCATCAGTCTTATTAGTGACACTTGCAGATGG GTTCGTCAGGCTGCTTTTCAGTCTCTTGGCCCGTTTATTTCTACCTTTGCAAACCCTTCAAGTGCTGGTCTTTACATTCGAGAAGATGGGACGCTGAGTATCCGACCATCAATGCAAGATGTGAATTCCAATTCCTGTCAGCCAAGCAACAATATAACTTTAATGTCCTCCAGTACAAATGCTACATTGTCCAG TTCAGAACAACCAATGGAAATCAAACCAGAATCATCGACTGAGGAGACTTCAGCTGAAGTTAATACAAAGCTCTCAGTTGAGAACCTAATTAAAGTTACACGGGAAGAAAGTTCAGATTATTGTACCAATCCTGGAGAAGATGTGTCTCGATTGTCTCAGGGTGACAAAGTTGCTGCTGGTGTCATAGAAGTCACTAAGgacagcagttttcctggaacgAACTCAAGGCTACAGTCTGCTGAGGACATATTTAATACTTTTCTATACTGGCGCCCTCCTCTGCCTGATATAAGTCAGGATCTGGAGTTGCTTCAGTTCAAGACTGAAAAGCACAAAGATAGCTGCTCTGTGCCATGTAATAACTGTGTTGCTAGTAGTGAAATAAAGAAAGTTCTAGAAAGCTTACAGGAGCACATAGATGATCCAGATGTTCAAG CTCAGGTCCAAGTGTTGTCTGCTGCTCTCAGAGCTGCTCAGTTTGATTCTGTTGGTGACTATGAGaccaaaaaaatggaagaaggcaGTGGCAAACTTCAGAACAAAACTGTTTCAGAGGAAACAGCTGTTTCAGATGCTACCTGCAACCAGGTGGAGAAAGATGATTTTTCATCCCCTGCCTCCCAGGATAACATCAGTGACCAGTCTACCACCAGTATACTGAAAAGCACA GACTCAGGGGAACAACACAGAGGAAccagtgtatttttaaagaaagagcaagaaaataatCCACCATTTGAAGATGACAAGTCAAAATTACAG GATATCATACCTCAACCTTTATTAGACCAGTACTTGTCAATGACCGACCCAGCTCGAGCCCAGACTGTTGATACTGAAATAGCCAAACACTGTGCGTATAGTCTTCCTGGGGTGGCCTTAACACTGGGCAGGCAGAACTGGCACTGCCTGAAAGATACGTATGAGACGCTGGCCTCAGATGtacag TGGAAGGTACGTCGGACGCTAGCTTTCTCCATACATGAACTAGCAGTTATTCTGGGTGATCAGCTAACAGCCGCTGATCTGGTGCCAATTTTCAATGGATTCTTGAAAGATCTGGATGAAGTGCGCATTGGTGTCCTTAAACACCTGTATGACTTTCTAAAG TTACTTCATGCAGACAAAAGGCGAGAGTATCTTTACCAACTTCAAGAATTTGTGGTGACTGATAACAGCAGGAACTGGAGGTTTCGTTACGAGCTGGCAGA TTTGACTGAACAAACTAAATCCCACTCCGGTGCAAGAATGTTGTACAGCAGTTCCCTGACATCTAGTGGAGAGCTGTCACTTTGTGGTTGGTTTGTGCACAGCTGCTGGTAA
- the RAB22A gene encoding ras-related protein Rab-22A isoform X1 has translation MALRELKVCLLGDTGVGKSSIVWRFVEDSFDPNINPTIGASFMTKTVQYQNELHKFLIWDTAGQERFRALAPMYYRGSAAAIIVYDITKEETFSTLKNWVKELRQHGPPNIVVAIAGNKCDLNDVREVMEKDAKDYADSIHAIFVETSAKNAININELFIEISRRIPSTDTNPPSSGKGFKLRRQPSVTKRSCC, from the exons ATGGCTCTGAGGGAGCTGAAAGTTTGCCTTCTGGGG gACACTGGTGTGGGCAAATCAAGTATCGTGTGGAGGTTTGTAGAAGATAGCTTTGATCCCAATATCAACCCAACAATAGG agcCTCATTTATGACCAAGACTGTACAGTATCAAAATGAGCTGCATAAATTCCTAATTTGGGATACAGCTGGACAGGAGCGG TTTCGTGCATTAGCCCCAATGTATTACAGAGGGTCAGCAGCAGCCATTATAGTGTATGACATCACAAAAGAG gAAACTTTCTCAACGTTAAAGAACTGGGTTAAAGAGCTTCGACAACATGGACCTCCAAACATTGTTGTAGCTATTGCAGGAAATAAGTGTGATCTTAATGATGTAAG agAAGTCATGGAAAAAGATGCTAAAGACTATGCAGATTCCATTCATGCAATATTTGTAGAGACAAGTGCGAAAAATGCAATAAACATTAATGAACTCTTTATAGAAATta GTCGCAGAATTCCATCAACTGACACCAACCCCCCGTCTAGTGGTAAGGGCTTCAAACTTAGAAGACAGCCATCGGTGACAAAGCGCAGCTGCTGTTGA
- the RAB22A gene encoding ras-related protein Rab-22A isoform X2 — MALRELKVCLLGDTGVGKSSIVWRFVEDSFDPNINPTIGASFMTKTVQYQNELHKFLIWDTAGQERFRALAPMYYRGSAAAIIVYDITKEETFSTLKNWVKELRQHGPPNIVVAIAGNKCDLNDVRLFKETYIIINLPTSGCRITFSLLGSVVCSV; from the exons ATGGCTCTGAGGGAGCTGAAAGTTTGCCTTCTGGGG gACACTGGTGTGGGCAAATCAAGTATCGTGTGGAGGTTTGTAGAAGATAGCTTTGATCCCAATATCAACCCAACAATAGG agcCTCATTTATGACCAAGACTGTACAGTATCAAAATGAGCTGCATAAATTCCTAATTTGGGATACAGCTGGACAGGAGCGG TTTCGTGCATTAGCCCCAATGTATTACAGAGGGTCAGCAGCAGCCATTATAGTGTATGACATCACAAAAGAG gAAACTTTCTCAACGTTAAAGAACTGGGTTAAAGAGCTTCGACAACATGGACCTCCAAACATTGTTGTAGCTATTGCAGGAAATAAGTGTGATCTTAATGATGTAAG gttgtttAAAGAAACATACATCATTATCAACTTGCCTACTTCGGGGTGCAGAATAACTTTTTCACTTCTTGGGTCTGTTGTGTGCTCAGTCTAA